The Mycobacterium seoulense genome has a window encoding:
- a CDS encoding restriction endonuclease yields the protein MLKALVVIPLACGLLVGVFGHSLGMGFAAFYLMLLVEVLAGWATRGRWPRAGRAMLGAVDAMDGVEFERYVAARLRRAGWRVTFTPPVGDYGVDLIAEKDGHSVAVQCKRYGKSVGVAAVQQVVSGARHHGCTRSIVVSNREFTRAAKQLAHTHGCQLIGRKVLQGWVPAPAGSAKNPVGRNSAQPVSE from the coding sequence GTGCTCAAGGCGCTCGTCGTCATCCCACTGGCCTGCGGGCTGCTCGTCGGCGTTTTCGGGCACAGCCTCGGGATGGGGTTTGCCGCGTTCTACCTGATGCTGCTGGTCGAGGTGCTGGCCGGCTGGGCAACCCGTGGTCGTTGGCCCCGCGCGGGACGCGCCATGTTGGGCGCCGTCGACGCCATGGACGGGGTCGAGTTCGAACGCTATGTCGCCGCCCGGCTGCGCCGGGCCGGTTGGCGCGTCACGTTCACCCCACCGGTCGGGGACTACGGCGTCGACCTGATCGCCGAAAAGGACGGCCACTCGGTGGCGGTCCAGTGCAAGCGCTACGGCAAATCCGTCGGCGTGGCCGCCGTCCAGCAGGTGGTATCCGGCGCCCGCCACCACGGGTGCACCAGGAGCATCGTCGTGAGCAATCGGGAATTCACCAGGGCCGCAAAGCAATTGGCGCACACCCACGGCTGCCAACTGATCGGCCGCAAAGTCCTCCAGGGTTGGGTGCCCGCGCCCGCGGGAAGCGCCAAGAATCCCGTGGGAAGAAATTCGGCCCAGCCGGTGTCTGAATAG
- a CDS encoding iron-siderophore ABC transporter substrate-binding protein, which produces MLFGVIRPASPQAAAALAAAIAVTCSGCGSGNPGSKAPTPALVTPTTQIAGAGVLGNDRRPDESCARDAAAADPGPTTRQAHNAAGVSPDVVQVPTEPQRIVVLSGDQLDTLCALGLQSRVVAAALPDGSSSQPAYLGSAVHGVPGVGTRSNPDLAGIAATHPDLILGSQGLTPKLYPQLAAIAPTVFTAAPGAAWEDNLRGVGAATARTAAADALLNGFSQRAGDIGARHDASHFQASIVQLTTNTIRVYGTNNFPASVLGAVGVDRPASQRFTDKPYIEIGATDDDLAKNPDLSAADADVVYVSCASPAAAQRAATVLDSNPWRKLSANHDNRVYVVNDELWQTGEGLIAARGIVDDLRLVNAPIN; this is translated from the coding sequence GTGCTTTTCGGCGTGATCCGACCCGCGTCGCCGCAAGCGGCGGCCGCGCTGGCGGCGGCTATCGCCGTCACGTGCAGCGGCTGCGGATCCGGCAACCCCGGCTCCAAGGCGCCGACCCCCGCCCTGGTGACCCCCACCACACAGATCGCGGGCGCGGGCGTCCTCGGCAACGACCGCCGCCCGGACGAGTCGTGCGCGCGGGACGCCGCGGCGGCCGATCCGGGGCCCACGACGCGGCAGGCCCACAACGCGGCCGGTGTCAGCCCGGACGTGGTGCAGGTGCCCACCGAGCCGCAGCGCATCGTGGTGCTTTCCGGCGACCAGCTCGACACCCTGTGCGCGCTCGGACTGCAATCGCGGGTGGTCGCCGCCGCGCTGCCGGACGGGTCGTCGAGCCAGCCCGCCTACCTGGGCAGCGCGGTGCACGGCGTGCCCGGCGTCGGGACCCGCAGCAACCCGGACCTCGCCGGGATCGCGGCCACCCACCCCGACCTCATCCTGGGATCGCAGGGCTTGACGCCCAAGTTGTATCCGCAGCTGGCCGCGATCGCCCCGACGGTGTTCACCGCGGCGCCGGGCGCGGCCTGGGAGGACAACCTGCGCGGCGTGGGGGCCGCGACGGCGCGCACCGCCGCGGCGGACGCGCTGCTCAACGGCTTTTCCCAGCGGGCCGGCGACATCGGCGCCCGCCATGACGCCTCCCATTTCCAGGCGTCCATCGTGCAGCTGACCACCAACACGATCCGGGTTTACGGCACCAACAACTTCCCGGCCAGCGTGCTCGGCGCCGTCGGCGTGGACCGGCCGGCGTCCCAGCGGTTCACCGACAAGCCGTACATCGAGATCGGCGCCACCGACGACGACCTGGCCAAGAACCCCGACCTCTCCGCCGCCGACGCCGACGTCGTCTACGTGTCGTGCGCGTCACCGGCGGCCGCCCAGCGCGCCGCCACCGTGCTGGACAGCAACCCGTGGCGCAAGCTGTCGGCGAACCACGACAACCGCGTGTACGTCGTCAACGACGAGCTGTGGCAGACCGGCGAGGGCCTGATCGCGGCCCGCGGCATCGTCGACGACCTGCGCCTGGTCAACGCCCCGATCAATTAG
- a CDS encoding TetR/AcrR family transcriptional regulator: protein MTTRSESAAATRRSLLEAAEVLLDLGGVEAVTLREVGARSGVSRSAAYRHFADKQSLLTVLAANALGELGDALEVLAASDDPPEVSLRSGLLSLIALGRSRPHLYRLMFTPPPGDPPEAAVRAAQRTQDLFLDIVGRITGPRQARRYGALLLTTAHGITGLDLSGHLDLDKWHTDAEELVDTIIALLPKGE, encoded by the coding sequence GTGACGACTCGTTCGGAGAGCGCGGCGGCCACTCGCCGTTCGCTGCTCGAGGCCGCGGAGGTCCTGCTCGACCTCGGCGGAGTCGAGGCCGTGACGCTGCGAGAGGTGGGCGCTCGCAGCGGCGTGTCGCGCTCGGCCGCGTACCGCCACTTCGCCGACAAGCAGTCGCTGCTCACCGTTCTCGCCGCGAACGCGCTCGGCGAATTGGGCGACGCTCTCGAGGTGTTGGCCGCCAGCGACGACCCGCCCGAGGTGTCATTGCGATCGGGTCTGCTTTCGCTGATCGCTCTCGGCCGCAGCCGGCCGCACCTGTATCGCCTGATGTTCACCCCGCCCCCGGGCGACCCCCCCGAGGCGGCGGTCCGGGCCGCCCAACGGACGCAGGACCTGTTTCTCGACATCGTGGGTCGCATCACCGGTCCCCGGCAGGCAAGGCGTTATGGGGCATTGCTTTTGACGACCGCCCACGGCATCACCGGTTTGGACCTGAGCGGCCACCTCGACCTGGACAAGTGGCACACCGACGCCGAGGAACTCGTGGACACGATCATCGCCCTGTTGCCAAAGGGGGAGTGA
- a CDS encoding SDR family NAD(P)-dependent oxidoreductase, which translates to MTASTQVALEAVMTSPDSIHRNQLIVVTGASTGMGAATARELARNGFHVLAGVRRDADADALRAERIEPHILDITVESDVAAIADRVANDPLHRPLRALINNAGIAINAPVETLPLEQWRRQFEVNLFGHIAMTQALLPALLLSSGTVVNISSVGGKVVLPTYGAYAGSKFALEAVSDALRREVSDFGIQVVVVEPGAVKTEMAERGIATAEALMANMTAAQLARYDALAAAVTAQARSFGEDGVSAEHAAKVIVKAATASRPRTRYTIGRDAAILLRISRVVSDRVLDRIVRLNLRSVAKSSAPNGRRATAGT; encoded by the coding sequence ATGACAGCGTCAACTCAAGTCGCCCTGGAGGCCGTCATGACTTCTCCGGATTCCATCCACCGCAACCAGCTGATCGTCGTGACCGGCGCCTCTACGGGCATGGGCGCCGCCACCGCAAGGGAGTTGGCCCGCAACGGTTTTCACGTGCTTGCCGGCGTGCGCCGCGACGCCGACGCCGACGCGCTGCGGGCCGAACGCATCGAACCGCACATTCTCGACATCACCGTCGAGTCGGACGTGGCCGCGATCGCCGACCGCGTCGCGAATGATCCGCTGCATCGCCCTCTTCGTGCGCTGATCAACAACGCCGGGATCGCGATCAACGCCCCGGTCGAGACACTGCCCCTTGAGCAGTGGCGCAGGCAGTTCGAGGTCAACCTGTTCGGGCACATCGCGATGACTCAGGCGCTTTTGCCGGCCCTACTGCTCAGCTCGGGCACGGTCGTGAACATAAGTTCCGTCGGCGGGAAGGTGGTCTTGCCGACCTATGGCGCATATGCCGGCTCGAAGTTCGCGCTCGAGGCGGTCAGCGACGCCCTGCGCCGAGAGGTCAGCGATTTCGGGATCCAGGTCGTCGTCGTCGAACCCGGTGCGGTCAAGACCGAGATGGCCGAGCGGGGAATCGCGACTGCGGAGGCACTGATGGCCAACATGACCGCTGCCCAGCTCGCGCGCTACGACGCACTCGCAGCAGCCGTCACGGCCCAAGCCCGGTCGTTCGGCGAGGACGGCGTCTCGGCCGAACACGCCGCCAAAGTGATTGTTAAGGCCGCGACCGCGTCCCGTCCGCGAACCCGCTACACCATCGGCCGCGACGCTGCGATCTTGCTTCGGATCAGCCGTGTCGTATCCGACCGGGTGCTGGACCGCATCGTGCGCCTGAACCTTCGCTCGGTCGCGAAAAGCTCAGCCCCCAACGGCCGCCGTGCGACGGCCGGCACGTGA
- a CDS encoding TetR/AcrR family transcriptional regulator, translating into MARTPDSERRRQLLAALVTEFAAGGVGDRSLRDVAAAVGTSHRMLLHHFGSREELLLAVVEEVERRQMGVLADLPRTPAEGFAAMWADVRRPELRQAERLFFECYARAVQGEKPFARMVPGAVDGWLAEVGALANPADGPVDPAMARLGLAVIRGLLLDLVATDDEDGVDAAAQAFTELLRRGA; encoded by the coding sequence ATGGCGCGCACTCCTGACTCCGAACGGCGCAGGCAGCTCCTCGCCGCGCTCGTCACCGAGTTCGCCGCCGGCGGCGTCGGGGACCGATCGTTGCGCGACGTGGCCGCCGCCGTGGGCACCAGCCACCGAATGCTGTTGCACCACTTCGGGTCTCGAGAGGAACTGTTGCTGGCGGTCGTCGAGGAGGTGGAGCGCCGCCAGATGGGCGTCCTGGCCGACCTGCCCCGCACACCGGCCGAGGGCTTCGCCGCCATGTGGGCCGACGTCCGCCGACCCGAGCTGCGCCAAGCCGAACGCCTCTTCTTCGAGTGCTACGCGCGCGCGGTTCAGGGCGAAAAGCCTTTCGCCCGTATGGTTCCCGGCGCGGTCGACGGATGGCTCGCGGAGGTCGGGGCCTTGGCGAACCCCGCCGACGGCCCGGTCGATCCGGCCATGGCGCGGCTCGGGCTGGCCGTCATCCGCGGCCTGCTGCTGGACCTCGTAGCCACCGACGACGAGGACGGCGTCGACGCGGCCGCGCAGGCCTTCACCGAACTCCTCAGGCGCGGAGCCTGA
- a CDS encoding flavin-containing monooxygenase has product MTHVEPTQADEPVHTRALIIGTGFSGLGMAIKLQQQGVDFVILEKFDDVGGTWRDNSYPGCACDIPSHLYSFSFEPKPDWKNPFSYQPEIWDYLKGVTEKYGLRRYMVFNSLVDRAHWDDDENRWHVFTADGREYVAQFLISGAGALHIPSFPDIEGRDEFAGPAFHSAEWDHSVDLTGKRVAIIGTGASAIQIVPEIVGQVAELQLYQRTPPWVVPRSNPEIPVALRRAMANVPGLRELVRLALYWGQEALAVGMTKRPNALKFIEAYCKYNIRRSVKDRELRRKLTPHYRIGCKRILNSSTYYGAVADPKTQLITEGISRITRDGIVTADGREHKVDVIVYATGFHVTDSYTYVQIKGRHGEDLVDRWNREGIGAHRGITVADMPNLFFLLGPNTGLGHNSVVFMIESQIRYVASAIKTCDKLGAQALAPTRAAQDAFNDELQRRLGPSVWNSGGCASWYLDEHGKNTVLWGGYTWEYWRDTRSVKPEEYEFFGADSRAGRRTAAVGG; this is encoded by the coding sequence ATGACACACGTCGAGCCGACTCAGGCGGACGAGCCTGTGCACACCCGAGCCCTCATCATCGGTACCGGCTTCTCCGGCCTGGGAATGGCGATCAAGCTGCAGCAGCAGGGCGTGGACTTCGTCATCCTGGAGAAGTTCGACGACGTCGGCGGCACCTGGCGCGACAACAGCTACCCCGGCTGCGCCTGCGACATTCCGTCGCACCTGTACTCGTTCTCGTTCGAGCCCAAGCCCGACTGGAAAAACCCGTTCTCCTATCAGCCCGAGATCTGGGATTACCTCAAGGGAGTAACCGAGAAGTACGGGCTGCGGCGCTACATGGTGTTCAACTCGCTGGTGGATCGCGCTCACTGGGATGACGACGAGAATCGGTGGCACGTGTTCACCGCCGACGGCCGCGAGTACGTCGCCCAGTTTCTGATCTCCGGCGCGGGCGCGCTGCACATCCCGTCGTTTCCCGACATCGAGGGTCGCGACGAATTCGCCGGTCCCGCTTTCCATTCGGCGGAGTGGGACCACAGCGTCGATCTGACCGGCAAGCGGGTGGCGATCATCGGCACCGGCGCCAGCGCGATCCAGATCGTCCCGGAGATCGTCGGGCAGGTCGCCGAACTTCAGCTCTACCAACGCACCCCGCCGTGGGTGGTGCCGCGCTCCAACCCCGAGATTCCCGTGGCGCTGCGCCGGGCCATGGCGAACGTCCCGGGCCTGCGGGAGCTGGTGCGTCTCGCGCTCTATTGGGGACAAGAGGCGTTGGCCGTCGGCATGACCAAGCGGCCGAACGCGCTGAAGTTCATTGAGGCCTACTGCAAGTACAACATTCGCCGCTCGGTGAAGGACCGCGAGCTGCGCCGCAAGCTGACCCCGCACTACCGCATCGGGTGCAAGCGAATCCTGAACTCTTCCACGTATTACGGCGCGGTGGCGGACCCCAAGACCCAGTTGATCACCGAGGGCATCAGCCGAATCACGCGGGACGGGATCGTCACCGCCGACGGCCGCGAGCACAAGGTGGACGTGATCGTCTACGCCACCGGCTTCCACGTCACCGATTCCTACACCTACGTCCAGATCAAGGGGCGGCATGGGGAGGACCTGGTCGACCGCTGGAACCGCGAGGGCATCGGCGCTCATCGCGGCATAACCGTCGCCGACATGCCCAACCTGTTCTTCCTCCTGGGGCCGAACACCGGCCTGGGCCACAACTCGGTGGTGTTCATGATCGAGTCGCAGATTCGCTATGTCGCCAGTGCCATCAAGACCTGCGACAAGCTGGGCGCGCAGGCGCTGGCGCCCACGCGCGCCGCGCAGGACGCCTTCAACGACGAGTTGCAGCGCAGGCTGGGGCCGTCGGTGTGGAACAGCGGTGGCTGCGCCAGCTGGTATCTCGACGAGCACGGCAAGAACACCGTGCTGTGGGGCGGCTACACCTGGGAGTACTGGCGGGACACCCGCTCGGTCAAGCCGGAGGAGTACGAGTTCTTCGGCGCCGACTCACGTGCCGGCCGTCGCACGGCGGCCGTTGGGGGCTGA
- the nrdF gene encoding class 1b ribonucleoside-diphosphate reductase subunit beta, with translation MTENMKLIDRVSAINWNRLQDEKDAEVWDRLTGNFWLPEKVPVSNDLPSWATLTPGEKQLTMRVFTGLTLLDTIQGTVGAVSLIPDALTPHEEAVYTNIAFMESVHARSYSNIFSTLCSTAEIDDAFRWSEENPNLQRKAEIVMQYYKGDEPLKRKVASTLLESFLFYSGFYLPMYWSSRAKLTNTADMIRLIIRDEAVHGYYIGYKYQRGLALVDEAKRAELKDYTYELLFELYDNEVEYTQDLYDEVGLTEDVKKFLRYNANKALMNLGYEALFPRDETDVNPAILSALSPNADENHDFFSGSGSSYVIGKAVNTEDEDWDF, from the coding sequence GTGACCGAGAACATGAAGCTGATTGACCGCGTTTCGGCGATCAACTGGAACCGGCTGCAGGACGAGAAGGACGCCGAGGTCTGGGACCGGCTGACCGGAAACTTCTGGCTGCCCGAGAAGGTGCCGGTGTCCAACGACCTGCCGTCGTGGGCAACGCTGACGCCCGGTGAGAAGCAGCTGACGATGCGGGTCTTCACCGGGCTGACGCTGCTGGACACGATCCAGGGCACCGTCGGCGCCGTCAGCCTGATCCCCGACGCGCTGACCCCGCACGAGGAAGCCGTCTACACCAACATCGCCTTCATGGAGTCGGTGCACGCGCGCAGTTACAGCAACATCTTCTCCACGCTGTGCTCGACCGCCGAGATCGACGACGCCTTCCGCTGGTCGGAGGAGAACCCCAACCTGCAGCGCAAGGCCGAGATCGTCATGCAGTACTACAAGGGCGACGAGCCGCTCAAGCGCAAGGTGGCCTCGACGCTGCTGGAGAGCTTCCTGTTCTACTCGGGCTTCTACCTGCCGATGTACTGGTCGAGCCGGGCCAAGCTGACCAACACCGCCGACATGATCCGGCTGATCATCCGCGACGAGGCCGTGCACGGGTACTACATCGGCTACAAGTACCAGCGCGGGCTGGCGCTGGTCGACGAGGCCAAGCGCGCCGAGCTCAAGGACTACACCTATGAGCTGCTGTTCGAGCTCTACGACAACGAGGTGGAGTACACCCAGGACCTCTACGACGAGGTCGGGCTGACCGAGGACGTCAAGAAGTTCCTGCGCTACAACGCCAACAAGGCGCTGATGAACCTCGGTTACGAGGCGCTGTTCCCGCGCGACGAGACCGACGTGAACCCGGCGATCCTGTCGGCGCTCTCGCCCAACGCCGACGAGAACCACGACTTCTTCTCCGGGTCGGGCAGTTCGTACGTGATCGGCAAGGCCGTCAACACCGAAGACGAGGACTGGGACTTCTAA
- a CDS encoding DUF3349 domain-containing protein, producing MTKTASSEKDHRHHFCRSVIQWLQVGYPDGVPGPDRVPLMALLRSTPLTEDQIRDVVRHITAKEGSPETVGHPIDRDEIAEFISDMTQFDAGKENIIRVAATLAAAGWPLAGIDVSEVVPDDEHAEAAEVIARDRAPEAPSEVAS from the coding sequence GTGACGAAAACCGCATCCTCCGAAAAGGATCACCGCCACCATTTCTGCCGTTCAGTGATTCAGTGGCTGCAGGTTGGCTACCCGGACGGCGTTCCCGGCCCCGACCGCGTGCCGCTCATGGCCTTGCTGCGCAGCACACCGCTGACCGAAGACCAGATCCGCGACGTGGTGCGCCACATCACCGCCAAGGAGGGGTCTCCGGAGACGGTGGGTCACCCGATCGATCGCGACGAGATCGCCGAATTCATCTCCGACATGACGCAGTTCGACGCCGGCAAGGAGAACATCATCCGGGTGGCCGCCACGTTGGCCGCGGCCGGGTGGCCGTTGGCCGGCATCGACGTCAGCGAGGTTGTCCCCGACGACGAGCACGCGGAGGCCGCCGAAGTCATCGCCCGTGACCGCGCGCCAGAAGCGCCGTCAGAGGTCGCCTCATAG
- the ctaD gene encoding aa3-type cytochrome oxidase subunit I, protein MTAEAPPLGELEAVRPYPDRTGPKGNLVYKLITTTDHKMIGIMYTVTCFGFFFIGGLMALLMRTELAAPGLQFLSNEQYNQLFTMHGTIMLLLYATPVVFGFANLVLPLQIGAPDVAFPRLNAFSFWLFLFGGLTAAAGFIVPGGAADFGWTAYTPLSDAVHSPGAGGDLWITGLIVAGLGTILGAVNMITTVVCMRAPGMTMFRMPIFTWNILVTSILILIAFPILTAALFGLAADRHLGAHVYDAANGGVLLWQHLFWFFGHPEVYIIALPFFGIVSEIIPVFSRKPIFGYTTLVYATLSIAALSVAVWAHHMFATGAVLLPFFSFMTYLIAVPTGIKFFNWIGTMWKGQITFETPMLFSVGFLVTFLLGGLTGVMLASPPLDFHVTDTYFVVAHFHYVLFGTIVFATYAGVYFWFPKMTGRLLDERLGKLHFWLTFVGFHTTFLVQHWLGDMGMPRRYADYLASDGFQGLNVVSTIGAFILGVSMFPFVWNVFKSWRYGEVVTVDDPWGYGNSLEWATSCPPPRHNFTELPRIRSERPAFELHYPHMVERLRAEAHVGRAHGPADKDVTRLDDVNVRS, encoded by the coding sequence TTGACAGCCGAAGCGCCCCCCTTGGGAGAACTCGAGGCCGTTCGTCCGTACCCGGACCGGACCGGCCCCAAAGGGAACCTCGTTTACAAACTGATCACGACCACCGATCACAAGATGATCGGCATCATGTACACGGTCACCTGCTTCGGCTTCTTCTTCATCGGCGGACTGATGGCGCTGTTGATGCGCACCGAGCTCGCGGCGCCGGGGCTGCAGTTCCTGTCGAACGAGCAGTACAACCAGCTGTTCACCATGCACGGCACGATCATGCTGCTGCTGTACGCGACGCCGGTCGTGTTCGGGTTCGCCAACCTGGTGCTGCCGCTGCAGATCGGCGCCCCTGACGTGGCGTTCCCGCGGCTGAACGCCTTCTCGTTCTGGCTCTTCCTCTTCGGCGGTCTGACGGCGGCGGCCGGGTTCATCGTCCCGGGCGGGGCCGCGGACTTCGGCTGGACGGCCTACACCCCGCTGTCCGACGCCGTCCACTCGCCCGGCGCCGGCGGCGACCTGTGGATCACCGGCCTGATCGTCGCGGGTCTGGGCACCATCCTGGGTGCGGTCAACATGATCACCACCGTGGTGTGCATGCGCGCGCCCGGCATGACGATGTTCCGGATGCCGATCTTCACCTGGAACATCCTGGTGACGTCGATCCTGATCCTGATCGCGTTCCCGATCCTGACCGCCGCGCTGTTCGGGCTGGCCGCGGATCGGCATTTGGGGGCCCACGTCTACGACGCGGCCAACGGCGGGGTCCTGCTGTGGCAGCACCTGTTCTGGTTCTTCGGCCATCCCGAGGTGTACATCATCGCGCTGCCGTTCTTCGGGATCGTCAGCGAGATCATCCCGGTGTTCTCCCGCAAGCCGATCTTCGGTTACACCACCCTGGTTTACGCGACGCTGTCGATCGCCGCGTTGTCGGTCGCGGTGTGGGCGCACCACATGTTCGCCACCGGAGCCGTTCTGCTGCCGTTCTTTTCGTTCATGACGTACTTGATCGCGGTGCCGACGGGGATCAAGTTCTTCAACTGGATCGGCACGATGTGGAAGGGACAGATCACCTTCGAGACCCCGATGCTGTTCTCGGTGGGCTTCCTGGTGACCTTCCTGCTGGGCGGTCTGACCGGGGTGATGCTGGCCAGCCCGCCGCTGGACTTCCACGTGACCGACACCTACTTCGTGGTCGCACACTTCCACTACGTCCTCTTCGGCACCATCGTGTTCGCCACCTATGCGGGCGTCTACTTCTGGTTCCCGAAGATGACCGGCCGGCTGCTCGACGAGCGGCTGGGCAAGCTGCACTTCTGGTTGACCTTCGTCGGCTTCCACACGACGTTCCTGGTGCAGCACTGGCTGGGTGACATGGGGATGCCGCGCCGCTACGCCGACTACCTGGCCAGCGACGGCTTCCAGGGGCTCAACGTCGTGTCCACGATCGGAGCCTTCATCCTGGGCGTGTCGATGTTCCCCTTCGTCTGGAACGTCTTCAAGAGCTGGCGCTACGGCGAGGTCGTTACCGTCGATGACCCGTGGGGCTACGGCAACTCGCTGGAGTGGGCGACCAGCTGCCCGCCGCCGCGGCACAACTTCACCGAGCTGCCCCGGATCCGTTCGGAGCGCCCGGCTTTCGAGCTGCACTACCCGCACATGGTGGAGCGGCTGCGCGCCGAGGCGCACGTGGGCCGGGCTCACGGGCCGGCGGACAAGGACGTCACCAGGCTGGACGACGTCAACGTGCGCAGCTGA
- a CDS encoding SRPBCC family protein, translating to MITEDSVEIDASPQLVWDVFSEVERWPEWTASVTSLTGRDGPALAVGRRFAIKQPGMAKLLWKVTEIDPGTSWTWVQRSPGVRVSARHDVIAQPGGRTLVRQQLDQGGVLGALVGRLMLNKTKRFLKLEAQGLKARSEQLSRADGAHS from the coding sequence ATGATTACCGAAGACAGCGTCGAGATCGATGCGTCGCCGCAGCTGGTGTGGGATGTCTTCAGCGAGGTGGAGCGCTGGCCCGAGTGGACCGCGTCGGTGACCTCGCTGACCGGACGGGACGGGCCCGCGCTGGCAGTGGGCAGGCGGTTCGCGATCAAACAGCCCGGCATGGCGAAGCTGCTCTGGAAGGTCACCGAGATCGATCCAGGCACGTCGTGGACGTGGGTGCAACGCTCCCCCGGAGTGCGCGTGAGCGCCCGGCACGACGTCATCGCACAGCCGGGCGGGCGCACCCTGGTGCGTCAGCAACTGGATCAAGGCGGCGTGCTCGGCGCCCTGGTCGGCCGGCTGATGCTCAACAAGACCAAGCGATTCCTCAAACTCGAGGCTCAAGGACTCAAGGCCCGGTCTGAGCAGCTCAGCCGCGCCGATGGCGCGCACTCCTGA
- a CDS encoding NAD(P)-dependent alcohol dehydrogenase gives MSTVSAYAATSATEPLTKTTIERREPGPHDVAIDIKFAGICHSDIHTAKGEWGVPNYPVVVGHEIAGVVREVGSEVTKYKRGDHVGVGCMVNSCGQCSSCTAGLENYCKKGATFTYNSTDKDGTPTQGGYSQAIVVDENFVLRIPDSLPLDKAAPLLCAGITLFSPLRHWKAGQGTRLAIIGLGGLGHMGVKLGAAMGAEVTVLSQSLKKMEDGLRLGASNYYATADPATFKKLRNSFDLILNTVSANLNLNDYLSLLDVDGTLVELGIPEHPMEVGAFPLALARRSLSGSNIGGIAETQEMLDFCAEHDVTPEIELIEPDYINEAYERVLASDVRYRFVIDISKL, from the coding sequence ATGAGCACTGTTTCGGCGTATGCCGCCACGTCGGCAACCGAACCGTTGACCAAGACCACCATCGAGCGCCGTGAACCCGGCCCGCACGACGTGGCGATCGACATCAAGTTCGCCGGCATCTGCCACTCCGACATCCACACGGCCAAGGGCGAATGGGGGGTGCCCAATTACCCCGTCGTCGTGGGCCATGAGATCGCCGGTGTGGTGCGCGAGGTGGGCTCCGAAGTCACCAAGTACAAGCGGGGCGACCACGTCGGGGTGGGCTGCATGGTGAACTCCTGCGGCCAGTGCAGCTCCTGCACGGCCGGCCTCGAGAATTACTGCAAGAAGGGCGCGACCTTCACCTACAACTCCACCGACAAGGACGGTACGCCGACGCAGGGCGGCTACAGCCAGGCGATCGTCGTCGACGAGAACTTCGTCTTGCGCATCCCCGACTCCCTGCCGCTGGACAAGGCGGCGCCGCTGCTGTGCGCGGGCATCACGCTGTTCTCGCCGCTGCGGCACTGGAAGGCCGGCCAGGGCACCCGCCTGGCGATCATCGGGCTGGGCGGCCTGGGGCACATGGGCGTCAAGCTGGGCGCCGCGATGGGCGCCGAGGTGACCGTGCTCTCGCAGTCGCTGAAGAAGATGGAGGACGGCCTGCGGCTGGGGGCCAGTAACTACTACGCGACGGCCGACCCCGCCACCTTCAAGAAGTTGCGCAACAGCTTCGACCTGATACTCAACACCGTGTCCGCGAACCTGAACCTCAACGACTACCTCAGCCTGCTCGATGTCGACGGCACCCTCGTCGAACTGGGCATCCCCGAACACCCCATGGAGGTGGGGGCGTTCCCGCTCGCGCTGGCGCGGCGCAGCCTCTCCGGGTCGAACATCGGCGGCATCGCCGAAACCCAGGAGATGCTGGACTTCTGCGCCGAGCACGACGTGACGCCCGAAATCGAGCTGATCGAGCCGGATTACATCAACGAGGCCTACGAGCGCGTGCTGGCGAGTGACGTCCGCTACCGCTTCGTCATCGACATCTCGAAGCTATGA